One segment of Pyrococcus sp. ST04 DNA contains the following:
- a CDS encoding uracil-xanthine permease family protein, with the protein MGPGVRVKIDEKVEPKKAVLFGLQHVLAMFGATVTVPLVVGTAVGLSKHEIALMIQAVLLAMGIATLLQTTIGSRYPIVQGSSFAFIPGLISIGKGIGMAATQGALIVGGIIEALVGGLGIVGKVKKLFTPLVTGVTIMLIGFSLADVAVKYFFNYYADPSGSSIPKATLVALITFGTTVYVALKAKGALRAMPVIVGAFVGYLVSIPLGLTNFQLVHELPLVSIPKIFPWGTPVFDMTAIVTLLFAFMVSIIESVGDYHAISAIAEAPITNNHINRGIMSEGIACSIAGILGACGTTSYSENIGLVALTKVASRYVVQVGGVILIIIAMFPKFAGILASMPAPVLGGLTLALYGMISVTGLRLIKEKVELDDRNTLILAASLIAGLGAPQLPPEFLAHFPKIVASILESGMAVGAITAIVLDQVLR; encoded by the coding sequence ATGGGTCCAGGTGTTAGGGTTAAAATAGATGAGAAGGTAGAGCCAAAAAAGGCAGTTCTCTTTGGCCTTCAGCACGTTCTTGCAATGTTTGGAGCCACAGTGACGGTTCCACTTGTTGTTGGCACGGCAGTAGGTCTCTCAAAGCACGAGATAGCTTTAATGATTCAAGCTGTCTTACTGGCTATGGGGATAGCAACTCTACTCCAAACCACGATTGGTTCTCGATACCCAATAGTCCAAGGATCAAGTTTTGCCTTCATTCCTGGATTGATAAGCATTGGGAAGGGCATTGGAATGGCCGCCACACAGGGAGCCCTTATAGTCGGAGGAATAATAGAAGCCTTAGTTGGAGGTCTAGGAATTGTGGGGAAAGTCAAGAAGCTTTTTACTCCACTAGTAACCGGAGTAACTATAATGCTGATAGGCTTTTCCTTGGCTGATGTTGCTGTTAAGTATTTTTTCAACTATTATGCCGATCCTTCTGGTTCTAGCATACCAAAAGCAACTTTAGTTGCACTAATTACATTTGGAACAACTGTATACGTAGCTTTAAAAGCTAAGGGAGCTCTTAGAGCTATGCCTGTTATAGTAGGAGCCTTCGTAGGTTATTTAGTAAGCATTCCGCTTGGCCTTACTAATTTTCAGCTAGTTCATGAACTTCCCCTAGTCAGCATTCCTAAAATATTTCCTTGGGGCACTCCTGTGTTTGATATGACGGCCATAGTTACACTACTCTTCGCATTCATGGTAAGCATAATAGAAAGCGTAGGTGATTACCATGCAATATCTGCCATTGCAGAGGCCCCAATCACAAATAACCACATAAACAGAGGAATAATGAGTGAAGGAATTGCCTGTTCAATTGCGGGAATTCTTGGGGCTTGTGGAACTACCAGCTATTCAGAAAACATAGGGCTTGTGGCTTTAACAAAGGTTGCGAGTAGGTACGTTGTTCAAGTTGGGGGTGTTATTCTAATAATTATTGCAATGTTTCCAAAATTTGCCGGAATACTTGCTTCGATGCCTGCCCCGGTTCTCGGTGGACTAACCTTAGCCCTCTATGGAATGATAAGCGTGACGGGGCTAAGGCTAATTAAGGAAAAGGTCGAACTTGATGATAGAAATACACTCATACTCGCAGCATCCCTTATAGCAGGTCTTGGAGCTCCTCAGCTACCTCCGGAGTTCCTTGCTCACTTCCCCAAAATAGTGGCAAGCATACTTGAATCGGGTATGGCGGTTGGGGCCATAACTGCCATAGTTCTTGACCAAGTGTTGAGGTGA
- the upp gene encoding uracil phosphoribosyltransferase, giving the protein MIEDKRWENVYSFEDSPFIMEILTQLRDKNTDSIAFRKGLVKLGRYMAYEITKTMDVETIKVETPLEETEGIIIKDRRNVVIITVLRAAIPLMEGLIKVFEHARVGIVSAVRGKAPKFEIEMDYVKIPQIKPEDTVIVADPMIATGSTLTRVLEEVKKYGEPKRTIIVGVLAAPEGITKIKSKFPEVEIFVAKIDRELDDKGYILPGLGDAGDRAFGEPLKITTLPQVHYIE; this is encoded by the coding sequence ATGATTGAAGATAAGAGATGGGAAAATGTGTACTCGTTCGAGGACTCCCCGTTTATTATGGAAATACTAACCCAGCTGAGGGACAAAAATACCGACAGCATAGCCTTTAGAAAGGGACTGGTGAAGCTTGGAAGGTATATGGCCTATGAGATAACTAAGACTATGGATGTTGAAACGATAAAGGTTGAGACTCCGCTGGAGGAAACAGAGGGGATAATAATTAAGGACAGGAGAAACGTTGTGATAATAACCGTACTCAGGGCGGCCATACCTCTCATGGAAGGTTTGATAAAAGTGTTCGAACATGCAAGAGTTGGAATAGTTTCTGCAGTTAGAGGAAAGGCTCCAAAATTTGAAATAGAGATGGATTATGTCAAAATTCCCCAAATAAAGCCGGAGGATACTGTTATAGTTGCAGATCCTATGATAGCTACTGGTTCAACGTTGACAAGAGTTCTTGAAGAGGTTAAAAAGTATGGGGAGCCCAAGAGAACAATTATAGTCGGTGTTCTGGCAGCCCCTGAAGGGATAACAAAGATAAAGAGTAAGTTCCCAGAGGTTGAGATATTCGTAGCCAAGATAGACAGGGAACTTGACGACAAAGGGTACATCCTTCCAGGCCTTGGAGATGCAGGAGATAGAGCTTTTGGAGAGCCCTTGAAGATAACTACACTTCCTCAGGTTCATTACATCGAGTAA
- the pdxS gene encoding pyridoxal 5'-phosphate synthase lyase subunit PdxS — MDKLKVIMEKGTERLKRGFAKMVKGGVIMDVTNAEQARIAEEAGAVSVMALHKVPADIRKAGGVARMAPVEKIQEIMDAVTIPVMAKVRIGHEAEARILEALGVDMIDESEVLTPADPFFHIYKKKFTVPFVCGARNLGEAVRRIWEGAAMIRTKGEAGTGNIIEAVRHVRLVNENIRLIQRMTDEEIYGVAEKFAEPYLRLAFSVKEISGLPKRVLENEPIYEGFTYREIVEGLYKILLEIKKLGRLPVVNFAAGGVATPADAALMMQMGMDGVFVGSGIFKSSNPPAMARAIVEAVNHWDEPDVLAEISREIGEPMKGQDIAELEVRMEERGV; from the coding sequence ATGGATAAGCTAAAGGTGATTATGGAGAAGGGAACGGAGAGGCTAAAGAGAGGATTCGCAAAGATGGTTAAGGGCGGAGTTATTATGGATGTAACGAACGCCGAACAGGCAAGGATCGCAGAAGAAGCAGGAGCAGTTTCAGTAATGGCCCTTCACAAGGTTCCTGCCGACATAAGGAAAGCTGGTGGAGTTGCCAGAATGGCCCCAGTTGAGAAGATTCAGGAGATAATGGATGCAGTCACGATTCCAGTAATGGCGAAAGTAAGAATAGGACATGAGGCAGAGGCAAGAATCTTAGAGGCCCTCGGAGTTGACATGATAGATGAGAGTGAGGTTCTAACACCAGCAGATCCATTCTTCCACATATACAAGAAGAAGTTTACCGTGCCATTCGTCTGTGGTGCCAGGAACCTTGGAGAGGCCGTTAGAAGAATATGGGAAGGGGCGGCGATGATAAGAACTAAGGGTGAGGCAGGAACAGGAAATATAATAGAGGCAGTTAGGCACGTTAGATTAGTTAATGAGAACATAAGGCTAATCCAAAGAATGACAGATGAAGAAATTTATGGAGTTGCAGAAAAGTTTGCAGAGCCCTATTTGAGACTCGCATTTAGTGTCAAGGAGATAAGCGGCCTTCCAAAGAGAGTTCTAGAAAATGAGCCCATATATGAGGGCTTCACATATAGGGAGATTGTTGAGGGCCTCTATAAAATACTCCTAGAGATAAAGAAGCTTGGTAGACTACCAGTAGTTAACTTTGCAGCTGGTGGTGTTGCGACACCTGCAGATGCAGCCCTAATGATGCAGATGGGAATGGATGGAGTCTTTGTCGGTTCTGGAATATTTAAGAGCTCTAATCCGCCAGCAATGGCGAGGGCAATAGTTGAAGCCGTAAACCACTGGGATGAGCCGGATGTCCTGGCAGAGATAAGCAGAGAAATTGGAGAGCCCATGAAAGGGCAAGATATAGCGGAACTTGAAGTCAGGATGGAAGAGAGAGGAGTTTGA
- the pdxT gene encoding pyridoxal 5'-phosphate synthase glutaminase subunit PdxT: MVKIGVIGLQGDVSEHIEATKRALKSLSIQGEVFWLKKPEQLEEADGIIIPGGESTTISRLMQKTGLFKPLKSLIENGLPVMGTCAGLIMLSKDVIGATPEQKFLEVLDVKVNRNAYGRQVDSFEAPVRLAFDDKPFIGVFIRAPRIVELLSENVKPIAWLNDRIVGVEEGNIIGLEFHPELTEDTRIHEYFIKKIV; encoded by the coding sequence ATGGTCAAAATAGGAGTCATAGGGCTTCAGGGAGACGTGAGTGAGCATATAGAGGCAACAAAGAGGGCATTAAAAAGTCTCAGCATTCAGGGAGAGGTATTCTGGCTAAAGAAGCCAGAGCAATTAGAGGAAGCTGATGGAATAATAATTCCAGGAGGGGAAAGCACCACGATCTCAAGGCTAATGCAGAAAACTGGACTTTTTAAACCTCTTAAGAGCCTCATAGAAAATGGACTTCCAGTTATGGGAACATGTGCTGGGTTAATAATGCTATCCAAAGACGTTATTGGAGCAACACCCGAGCAGAAATTTTTGGAGGTTTTAGATGTTAAGGTGAACAGAAACGCTTATGGGAGGCAAGTGGACAGCTTTGAGGCTCCCGTAAGATTGGCATTTGATGACAAACCATTCATTGGAGTTTTTATAAGAGCCCCAAGGATAGTAGAGCTTCTAAGCGAAAACGTTAAGCCGATAGCATGGCTTAATGATAGGATAGTAGGGGTCGAAGAAGGGAATATAATTGGCTTAGAGTTTCACCCAGAACTAACGGAAGACACAAGGATTCATGAGTATTTCATTAAAAAGATTGTTTGA
- a CDS encoding molybdopterin-dependent oxidoreductase, with protein MVFSACMRDCYDTCSIISEFKEGKLTVKGNPNHPITRGFLCPKGALLPKWFHSRDRLKAPLVLEGKRGSREFKQVSWNTALNMIAEKIEEAIRDYGSYSVLVYKYAGDRGVVSYYYPMRLFHYLNASTIEGGICDRAGQEALKDVYGTAVGLDPEDLRNHKLIVYWGINAFWTNLHGFMLAKKHNLEIWTVDVLRTETAKRSNKFFQIKPDTDVLFALGVAKVIIEEGLYDAKFIKEHVYGFEEFKNYVKRLSLNYIASETGISVEKIEEFAREFAEKRGIIHIGYGFQRSLAGGEAIRAISILPALVGHKFGFIYDMKTLDKSYAEGKFLRKKPENKIPQMELTEAIESGAVKFLYIYNTNPLASYPNQNRLRRAIEKNNVFVVTHDIFLTDTALYSDIVLPANTFFERLDIVDSYYHRYVLLNEPVTQGPGKSNSEVTRLIAKALGIRNKYLHESDESVIRKVLKDNGISWEELKKKGFVKIPEKKRSWETPSGKIEFYSQRAVKRGLSPFPEYRKFRGNFSLRLLSPTYRMTITSQYHNTHGLIDPNLYMNPKDAEKRGIRSGDLVKVFNDKGEIKTRVKITTDVPEGVVVLYKAFWPSILGWNVNFLTTDEKVEKYGKGSAFHSTWVEVTRCNEPEEV; from the coding sequence ATGGTGTTTTCAGCATGCATGAGAGACTGTTACGATACATGCTCAATAATCTCTGAATTCAAAGAAGGAAAGCTGACAGTTAAGGGAAATCCGAATCACCCAATAACTAGAGGATTTTTGTGCCCAAAAGGAGCCCTTCTTCCAAAGTGGTTTCATTCAAGGGACAGACTTAAGGCTCCTCTAGTTCTCGAAGGTAAGAGGGGATCTAGAGAGTTTAAGCAGGTATCTTGGAACACCGCCCTAAATATGATTGCAGAAAAAATTGAAGAAGCAATTAGAGACTATGGGAGTTATAGCGTCTTAGTGTATAAATATGCAGGGGATAGAGGCGTTGTAAGCTATTACTACCCTATGAGACTATTCCACTACCTTAATGCTTCGACTATTGAAGGAGGGATATGCGACAGAGCCGGCCAAGAGGCCCTTAAAGATGTATATGGAACTGCCGTTGGACTTGATCCAGAGGATTTGAGAAATCACAAATTGATAGTATATTGGGGAATAAACGCATTCTGGACAAACTTACACGGCTTCATGCTAGCAAAAAAGCATAATCTTGAAATATGGACTGTTGACGTTTTAAGAACTGAAACAGCGAAAAGAAGCAATAAGTTTTTCCAAATAAAACCAGATACAGACGTTCTCTTTGCACTAGGAGTTGCGAAGGTGATAATAGAGGAGGGACTTTATGATGCCAAGTTTATCAAGGAGCATGTCTATGGATTTGAAGAATTCAAGAATTATGTAAAAAGATTATCACTTAATTACATAGCCAGTGAAACCGGAATTAGCGTGGAAAAAATTGAAGAGTTTGCAAGAGAATTTGCTGAAAAGAGAGGGATAATACACATTGGCTATGGCTTCCAAAGATCCCTTGCGGGAGGAGAGGCAATAAGGGCGATAAGCATTTTGCCCGCCCTTGTTGGACATAAATTCGGGTTTATCTACGACATGAAAACCCTCGATAAGAGCTACGCAGAGGGAAAGTTTCTGAGGAAGAAGCCAGAAAACAAAATTCCCCAAATGGAACTGACCGAAGCAATTGAAAGTGGGGCAGTTAAGTTTCTCTACATTTATAACACGAATCCTCTTGCAAGTTATCCAAACCAGAATAGGCTGAGAAGGGCTATAGAGAAGAATAATGTTTTCGTTGTAACCCACGATATCTTTCTAACAGATACCGCTCTATACTCAGACATAGTTCTCCCAGCAAACACATTCTTTGAAAGACTGGATATAGTAGATTCATACTATCATCGGTATGTTCTCCTTAATGAGCCTGTAACTCAAGGACCAGGAAAAAGCAATAGTGAGGTTACGAGACTAATCGCAAAAGCCCTCGGAATAAGGAACAAGTACCTCCATGAGAGCGATGAGAGTGTGATAAGAAAGGTACTCAAGGACAATGGAATAAGTTGGGAAGAGCTTAAAAAGAAGGGATTTGTCAAGATTCCAGAAAAAAAGAGAAGTTGGGAAACGCCAAGTGGAAAGATAGAGTTCTATTCCCAGAGAGCTGTCAAAAGAGGTCTAAGTCCATTCCCAGAATACAGAAAGTTTAGAGGTAACTTCTCCCTAAGGCTACTAAGTCCTACCTACAGGATGACTATAACGAGTCAATATCACAACACTCATGGACTCATAGATCCAAACCTTTACATGAATCCCAAGGATGCAGAGAAAAGAGGAATAAGGAGCGGGGACTTAGTTAAGGTGTTCAACGACAAAGGAGAAATCAAAACACGTGTCAAGATAACTACGGATGTCCCCGAAGGAGTAGTGGTGTTGTATAAGGCATTCTGGCCTTCAATTTTAGGATGGAACGTTAACTTTCTCACAACGGATGAAAAAGTGGAGAAATACGGAAAGGGTTCAGCGTTCCACTCAACCTGGGTAGAGGTTACTCGATGTAATGAACCTGAGGAAGTGTAG
- a CDS encoding sulfide-dependent adenosine diphosphate thiazole synthase, with the protein MLRDVTISRAIIESYFHDLLSNLELDVAIVGAGPSGMVAAYYLAKGGAKVAIFEKKLSIGGGIWGGAMGFNKIVVQEDAREILDEFGIRYEEFEKGYYVADAIEVASTIASKTVKAGVKIFNMIEVEDLVVKDGKVSGIVINWTPVHMTGLHVDPLTVESKFVVDSTGHGAQVTQYLLKRGLIKNIPGEGPMWADQGEKLTVENTKEVFPGLYVTGMAANAVSGAPRMGPIFGGMFLSGRKAAKEILSKLKV; encoded by the coding sequence ATGCTTAGGGACGTCACAATTAGTAGGGCCATAATAGAGAGCTATTTCCATGACCTCCTGTCTAACCTCGAACTTGATGTTGCCATAGTGGGAGCAGGGCCTTCAGGAATGGTTGCTGCATACTATCTCGCAAAGGGAGGAGCAAAAGTGGCAATATTCGAAAAGAAGCTTTCAATCGGAGGCGGAATTTGGGGAGGTGCAATGGGCTTTAATAAGATAGTGGTTCAAGAGGACGCTAGAGAAATACTCGATGAGTTTGGGATAAGATATGAGGAATTTGAAAAGGGTTACTATGTCGCGGATGCAATAGAAGTTGCAAGCACCATAGCCAGCAAAACAGTAAAGGCGGGGGTTAAGATATTCAACATGATAGAGGTTGAAGACTTAGTGGTTAAGGACGGTAAGGTTTCTGGAATAGTTATAAACTGGACTCCAGTTCACATGACTGGACTCCATGTTGATCCTCTAACAGTTGAGTCTAAATTCGTTGTTGATTCCACCGGTCATGGAGCCCAAGTAACACAATACTTACTCAAAAGAGGATTGATTAAAAACATACCCGGCGAAGGGCCTATGTGGGCAGATCAGGGAGAAAAGCTGACTGTTGAGAACACCAAAGAAGTATTCCCAGGTCTTTATGTTACCGGAATGGCGGCAAATGCCGTTAGTGGAGCCCCAAGAATGGGACCTATCTTTGGAGGAATGTTTCTAAGTGGCAGGAAGGCTGCAAAAGAAATCCTATCAAAATTGAAAGTTTAA